TTGAAACTCGCCTGGCGGCAGGCAGTACCGATTAGCGTGGCTGGCGTGTAGCGGTTGAGCAAAGATGTCCTGCGAGCACCTGCGAGGGCGACAAAGGTTTGGGGGCAGGCGTGGCCGCCCGTTGCTTTGCCGCAGGTCGGCGCATCGGCGCGCCCTGCGCCGTCGTCGCTGCGATCATCATGGCAAGCGCGCCTGATAAGAGCGCCAAGCGTCCGGTCTTCATAGCTCTATTCCCCGTTCGCCATCTTCACGCCCCCCGTAACGATGATCGCTCTCGATAGAACAGGCTGATGGCGGGGGGCAATGGCATAGTTCGCGATCGCAGCCCTCGGGGCCGGGCCCCAGGCGGTCCTCCCTTACTCGTGTAGTGTCTGCCGGGCTTGCGATCCGGGTGGGCGAGGCGGTACGATGCGCCGACGGCCTAGTCACCTGAATCCGAAGTTCGGCTCATTGTTTTTTGGCAGAAGCGTCTGACCGAGGCGAGGATATCGTCGGCGGATTTGACCCATTTGTAGGGCTTGGGTTTTTCGTTGTGAGCGGCGATGAAGGCGGCGATATCGGCTTCGAGTTCGGCCGTTGAGCGGTGGACGGCTCGCTGCAATTGCTTGCGCGTCAACTCGGCGAACCAGCGTTCGACCTGATTGATCCACGATGCTGACGTCGGCGTGAAGTGCACGTGCCAGTGCGGACGACGGGCGAGCCAGGCCTTGATCCGGGGCGTCTTGTGGGTGGCGTAGTTGTCCATCACAAGGTGGACCTCGGGGCCTTTGGGCATTGCCGCATCGATCTGCTTGAGAAAATCGAGGAACTCTGTCGCGCGATGCCGCTTGTAGCATTTTCCGATCACGGCGCCCGTGGCAATGTCGAGCGCGGCGAACAGCGATGTCGTGCCGTTGCGGACGTAGGTATGGGTGCGTCGCTCGGGTATGCCGGGCGCCATCGGCAATACCGGCTGTTCGCGATCGAGTGCCTGGATTTGCGATTTCTCGTCCACGCATAGCACCACCGCACGGTTCGGAGGTGACAGGTACAGCCCGACGATGTCCTGCACCTTGTCGACGAACAGTGGATCACTCGACAGTTTGAACGTCTCCGAGCGGTGCGGCTGCAGGCCGAATGCGACCCAGATACGGCGGATCGTCGTGTGCGACAGACCAGCCTCCGCCGCCATCGAACGGATCGACCAATGCGTAGCATCCTTGGGCGTGGTGTTCAGCGTGCGCTCGATTACTTGCGCGACTTGCGCATCGCTCACCGTGCGCGGCCGACCCGCCCGATACTCGTCGGTCAGCCCTTCAACGCCGGCTTGCGCAAAACGACGACGCCACTTGCCGACCGTGTGCTCGTGAACCCCAAGCCGCTCGGCAACCTCCTTGCTCTGCAGCCCGTCCGCGCAAAGCAGGACCATCCGGCAGCGGTCCGATAACGAGCGAGGTGCCTTGTGACGCCGCACCTGCGATTCCAGAAACGTGCGTTCAGCGGCACTCAATGCCAACACGTCCGCCTGACGACCAACCATCCATGCCTCCTGCCACCACCAAGAAGCATATACAATGTAACTTATTTCAGTTCCAGGTGACTAGCTGTCCAGGCCACACCGTGAACCGCCGCGAGTTTACCGGAGGCTTATAATCTTAACAGTTCAGCAAGCCAACCGTCAGCTTGTCGGGATTAAAAATCGGCGGCTAAACGGCCGGGATGTGTCGCGGTATTATTCGCAGCCGATCCCGTCGCCATCTCGATCCAGGTGACGCCCATATCCCGGATCGCCCGCGCGAACCGGCGCAGCTCCAGCGGCCCGGGCAGCGGCACAGTTGCGGAATGCGCCGCCTCCCGCGCTTGATAAAGCTTGGCGCGGTGGTTGTGACGGGACGTGCCGATGGCAATGATAGCCGCCCGTACGCCTATCGTTGTGGCAACCCTCAGCGTTCAGTCCGCCTGGATGGCCGTGAACTGAAAATGAGGCTGCCAACACCAAGGCTAGGCCTGAGGCGGTCAACCTTCGCACCATTTTGCTCACCTCGATCCGATCAAGCATGTCGTTTCAAAGGATTCAGAGCTTCAGTGTCGCGGCTAGCTTTCGGAATTTCTCGACATCCTTATCGAAGAAATAAAGGGCGGGAGCTTCGTAGATCACTAGGAAAAGTTGGCCGTTGACCATTGCGCCGATGCCTTCGCCCTTGCGCTGAACCTCGTCATCGGCGCGTGAAAAGGCATAGGTGAAGCGAATTCCCTTATTTCCATCAAGAAGTGCCGGCTCTTGGGTGTCGATCTGCATCTGGTTGACCGAGAACTGGCTGCGATAGGTCGATTCCAACAACGCTGGAATGTCCGTGATCAGCATATTGCCCGCGACCTTGGGCAACGGACGGTTCTTCCGATCAATCTCGCGCAGCAACGGCTCGCCTACTGGGATGCCGCCAAAAAATGAGACTTTGTTCAGCGAATCGCCGTCCAGCGTCCACAACTCGACGTTCTTGCCGTCCTTGCGGCTCAGCCGATTCCATTCGCCATCCGGGGTCGCTGACAATCGGGATTTAGCGATGCCTGCCTTTAGGCCGGGGGCAATAAGGGAGTTGGCGATTGCCGGCGACGCGATGAGGCTGAAAATGGCCGCGATGATTACAGTGCGCATGATCAAAATTCCTTAGTTCGCCATGAGGGCTTGGATCGCCTTGGCATCCGATGCCTCTGGACGGGCGGTAAGATAGGCAGATAGCGCAGCGCGTGCCTCGTCGGTCTGGCCGTTTCGCATCAGTGAGAGGCCAAGATTGCGGTCGAGTTCGGGTTCGGCATAACCGGCCTCCTTGGCTTGGCGATAAAATTGGCTCGCCAGTTGCAGGTCTCGCGGATTTGCGCGCGCCCGATATAATTCCGCTCGGGCAAAGAGGAGGTCACCTGTCCAGCCGGTTCGTTGAGCAAGATTGTCGAGGATATACTGGCTACCGCCGAAATCATTGAGTTTGGTTTGAGCGGCCAGGAAGCGCGGAAGATAGGGTTTTACCGCCTCGTTGAATTCCTTCGCCCTTGCGTCGCCGCCGGGAGGTAGCTTTGCCGCTTCAGCGGCAAGATAGGTGGCCCGTTGGAGCGATGCGGGATGTGTGTCGAAGAATCCCGCGGAATATTTCACCTTCGCCTTTTGATTGCGTCCGGCTGACGTTGCATCCGCTTCGGCCATTAGCGATCTCCACACTTCTGCTGCGGCCGCTGAAGGATAGCCAGACTGCGCAAGATATTTCAGTCCGAGGAGATCGGCTTCCGTTTCTTGCGCGCGGTTGAACTGATACATCGACCCAAGCAGCGTCAGATTTGTATCGCCGATCGGCGTATTGCTGATGCCGCCCAATACCGTGATCCACGCCATCGCATCACCGGTGCCTCGCCGGTTCTTGAAGCCGTTAAGGCCATGGCGCAGTTCGAAATGAGCAAATTCATGACCAAGAACGGCAGCCAGCTCTGCTTCGCTCCGTGATCTTAGCAGTAGGCCGGATTGCACCTGCATGGCGCCGTTAGCCATCATCGAAGCGTTAAAATCAGGAACTTCCATCGCGTATATGCGAATGCCCTTGCATCGATCCGAGCCGACTTCACGGCAGAGGACATCCAGCAGATAAGCCTCCAGCTTGCCTTCTCGAATCCGGAGCGGGCTGTCCCGCAGCTGCCTTTCGATCTCATCTGCCTGCATCCACTGGCCACGCTCGTCGACCGTGGTCGGTTCATAAGCCGGTGTATAAGGCGGAAGTGCAAACTTTTCTGCTGCTTGGGCCGGCGATACCGCGCAAAGACCGGCCAATAATGCGACCGCTGAAAGGATCCGCTTCATGTCACTGTCCCGCAAGGGCAACTTCGGCCGGTTTGCCTGGGAACCCTTCGAGCAGCTGCTTCACCCGCTTTTGCGCCCCTTCGGCTGTTCGAACGTCGCCGCCCATTTGACGGTCCGCGTTAAGCCACACAAGTTGACCTGTCTTCAGATCTACAAGTCCAGCGTGCCCCACATGAACACCAGACGTTACCCCCACGCCCCCGAGCATTCCGACGATCTGCAGCACTTTTCGGCCGGTAGACCCATATTCATCATGGGTGGAGATGAAGAGCGCATAATCTGCGCCCTCAAGCGATTTCAATGACGCGATCCCCGGACCGATTGCCCATTCAAAGCCTTTATCACGCTTCTTGGTGGGAAGCCGATTTCCTGGAAAGAACTGATATTCGATCACAGAGTCAGCGACAGCGCTGAACAGGTGCGAATATTGAGTGACGATTGGCCCTTCGCCGCTGGCGGCTTCGGAATAGGCCACTACCTGATTACCGAGCTGAGATTGAGCCTGAGCCAGCGCAGCGGCGATATTCTCGCGAGCCTGGTTCGTCCAGTCAGCGTTGGGTTCGTACATGCCGCCCGTCGACTGCTCGCCCGCACCAATAACGGGGCGCATGAGGACGATCCTCGCAGTGCCGGGCTTCAACGAGAAGCCTTCCTTATTGCCGGTTTTCTCTTGTCCGAGCGCCGCCGATGAAGCGCAAAGCGCAAGCGCGAGCAAAGTTGCCCGCGCGCAATGATTGAGTCGCACTAACACCCCCTGTAATACCCCAGCCCTTCCTAACTAACTGATGTACGCAGGTAAATACTGCTGAATCCTAAACATGCGAAATGCGCTTATGATCACGCCAGAAATCGAGATAATAAGCCAAAGCTTGGGTTTCCGCCCAGGATTTCATAAGCTTTCTCCTGTCGATAGCTTGCAATGCGCTCATCCTTGGTGAATTTGTTGAAGCTGCCGAATTTGAGGGGGAATATATGAGCGCTCCGATTGGAAGCACGAGTGACGCGGCCTCAAATGAGACCAGACCGAGCGGCCGCAATATCGTCATCTTCTCCGATGGCACCGGCCAGGATGGCAGCGTCCGCGCTGACCAACGGCTTAGCAACATTTACAAGATGTATCGCGCCGCGCGCGTGGGGTCGGATAACAGCATTAATCCAACCGAGCAGGTAGTTTTTTACGACCCGGGTCTGGGAACGGAGACGAGCGCCGTTGGGGTGACCGGCATGCGAAGGACGATCACGAAGCTCATTTCGTCGGTCACGGGGCGTGGCATCACCACCAACATTGCCGACTGTTATGAATTCATCATCAATCATTATCGGCCCGGGGATCGCATCTGGCTGTTTGGTTTCAGCCGGGGTGCGTACACCGTTCGCTGCATCGCCAATGTGCTGATGCTCTGTGGCGTGCCGACACGAACACCCACTGGGTCGCTTCCACGATTCCGAAAACAAATCCGGGAAATTGCCGACAAAGCAGTTTTGCGGGTTTATGAGCATGGTGCCGGCCATCCGCGCGCGAAATATGAGGAGGAACGACTGGAACTGGCGCGCCGCTTCCGCCGGGATTTCGGTGCAGGTAGTGAAGATGAAGCAAACGCCGCACCCTATTTCATTGGCGCCTTTGACACGGTCGCTTCGCTCGGAGCGAAGGGGCCGCTTCGGATTTTCCTGGCTATGCTACTGGTATCGCTGATTGCGGTATTGGCCGGTGCTGCTGCCAGTGCGATTCACTGGCTGTTCGACGCAAACTGGGTTACCTCATTCGCTGCGAGCGCACTGTTGATCGGAACCTATTCGCTGGTGTCCCATCTTCGCACTGCGCTCAAGTTCGTGTGGCCGCCAATGCCGGGAAGGCGGTGGCCGCGCTTTCATATTGCTCAATGGAGCGGAAAGAATTTCGACAGATTGTTGAGCAAGTCGGTCATCTATGCGCGCCATGCTATTTCTATTGACGAGAACCGCGCTGACTTTCCGAGGCTGAAATGGGGGTGGGGCACTTCGGTAGCGGCGCCTGAGGAAATCGATGGTGAGGCCAAGCCGTTCGTTCAACTCTGGTTTGCAGGCAACCACTCCGACATTGGGGGCAGCTACCCCGAAGCTGAGTCACGGCTTTCCGATATCGCCCTGCAGTGGATGACCGAAGAGGCTAGGTCGGTGCCATTTCCGCTTCTCCTCAACGATCGGCGACTCCAGCTATACCCGTCACCTGCTGGCGTGCAGCATGATGAGATCGCAGGCATGGCGGATACGATAAGCGGCAGGACGCCAGCCTTTTTGCGATGGCTGACCAAGGGCTGGACCTGGCCGGTCAGGCAACGAGATCCAGCGGATAACGCGACCCTCCACCCTTCGGTTGCTCAGCGCTTCGCTATGGAAACCGTGCCGAGCCAAGGCGCGGATGAACCCTATCGCCCCGAAGCGCTTCGAAATCACGAGCTTTTCAAGCACCTATATTCCTGAGGTCAGTAAGCGTGTGGATGTTGACGCGGATGTTCCGGAGAGGATCACAATGAAGCTCATCGGAGTGATTGTTCCGTTCTTAATGATGCTGATGAGCGCCACCTCCGCATTTGCCCAGCCGGAAGTAAGCCCAAGCGAGCGGGTTCGACGTAATGTCGTCGTGCGGGTCGAGCCCAATGCCGCTTCGCAGCCGATCGGCGCGCTGTCTCCAGGCGACAGTGTTTCGGTGGTCGGTGACGCGCCCGGCTGGCATCAAGTCCGGCTTAGCGATGGCCGGATCGGCTTCGTTAGTAAGGCCTGGACCATTATCAGAAGTGGGCCGGAGCCGCTGATCGACACCGCCGCGCTTAAACTGCATGTCATCGATGTAGGCACTGGTCTAGCCGTGTTCGTGGAGGGCCCATCATTCACGATCCTTTATGACGGCGGGAGTCAGGATGATCTGGCGGACGGTCCTGACAATCGCATCCTGAATTATATCCAAGCGGTCCGTCCCGGCCTTCAGACGATCGATCATCTGATCCTTAGTCATCCGCACAAGGATCATCTGGAACTGCTGCCAGACATATTCGACCGCTTTATGATACACAATGTGTGGGACTCAGGAGCCGTCAACAGAACGCGTGGCTATTGCAGATTCCTGAAGAAAGTCGCAGCCGAACCGGGAGTTCAATACCATAATGCGATTGCCACTGGGGGGACGCATCGCGTCGTGTTCACTGGCAAAACCTGTTCGGGGGAAGTTGTCTTGCCGCAGGCGGCGATGATGACAGCATCACCTGTTGCGCTTGGTCCGGGTGGGACCATGTCGATCTTGTACCGCGATGCCTCGAAGCATCATGATCCCAACGAGAATAGCGTCGTTATTCGCCTGGATTATGCGGGGCGGCGGATTCTTATCGCCGGCGATGCCGAAGGCGGAGCACGTAAGGCGCCGTCGCAGCCGGCCGACGCCAACAGTGTCGAAGGAAAGTTGATTGCCTGCTGCTCAGCAGATTTGCGTTCAGACGTGCTCGTCGTTGGGCATCACGGCAGTATGACGTCGTCACGCCAGGAATTCCTCGACAAGGTTCAGGCATCGACTTTCATCATATCTTCGGGACCACACCCCTACAGCAAGGTCGTCCTTCCCGATGTGGCAATTGAGGATGAGCTTCGGGCACGGGGCGCGCTTTTTCAAACAGACCTTGCTGATGACGATTGCCCAGCCAGCGAAGCCAAGATCGGACCCGATAATGATGAGAGTCCGGGTGGTTGCGACAACGTCATCGTGACTGTCAGCTCAACTGGTCAGGTTGCAACCGGCTATTTCAGGGAAGCGGACTAAGCATCGCAAACTTGCGCTGATCGTCGCTTGCGTTTGTAAATTGGGGCAGCTGTCCTACTTTCGCTCGTCGCACGTCTCGTCCCCGGAGCGGATGTCTTTAGGATGTGATCTCATTGCGGACCGTCCGGACCCAGGGATTGAAATTTTGACTCTGAACGGCCGGGATGGGTCGAAATCCCCGGATGTCGTTGAATCATCTGCAGATTAGCGAAGCGCGGCGCCCACGGCGCCGCGCTCTACTCGTTCACGCCTTCCCAGCTACGGCTTGCTTCAATTCGCCACCGTCCGTGACAGGCGCAGTGCCTGCTTTCACGGTCGGTGCCGACGATTTCGGCTTTGCCGCTGGCTTGGCCGCCTTCGGTGAGCTCGGAGCTTTCCCGGTCCTCTTTGGCTTGATCGTTTCAGCCTCGACCCCAAGGGAAACTGCTTGATCTTTCCTGCCAGCTTTGGGCGCGGGGGCGGGGGCGGGCTTGTCGTCCGTTGGCGTAGCAATAGACAAACGCTTTCGCGCTGTTTGCTTGTCCGCAGATGGTTCCTTTTTTCCGGGCTTGGCCGAGGCAGTCTCTGGAGCAGCTATCTTCGTCGTTTTTGATGCTGTCTTGGCCCTGTCCGCCTTACCCTTTTTTATGCCGACATCGGCTGCTTCGGCGGCGACCACTGTGGTGGGCGGAGCTGGATTGATCTTCGAAGCCGCATCCTTCGGCTGAGCGTCCTCCTTGCCGTTCTTTGTAATCTTCGTGGGCTTTCTACCCAGACCCAGCTTTTCGGCGACGGCTCGCCGGGCATCGGAATAGGCTGGGGCGACCATAGGATAGGACTTGGGTAGATTAAACCGATCGCGATACTGATCCGGCGTCAAACCATGCTGTGCCAGATGTCGCTTCAATGTCTTGTAGGGCTTTCCGTCGATCAGGCTCAGAATGAAATCGCGCGACGCAGTGCTTCTGCGGATCGATACGGCGGGTACGTAACCTTGCGCTTCCGGCTCGACCTGGATCGCGACCGGGTTTGTGGCCAATGCCGCACGTGTCGACTTGATCAGGTCAGCCAGACCGTCGGCAGGAACCGTATTGTTGGAGACGAAGGCGCTCAGTAGCTGGACGGTGAGCGTCGTGAATTCATTGGGTGTTTCATCTGCCATTTATGCGAATCCATGGTGTGGAGGGAGGGAATGGATTACTGCGTGACCAAGAATAATTTGTAAATGCCAGGACCAGACTAGATCGACTTGATGCAGAATGTTGCGCATCCAAAACCGAGGAACACCAATTGAGTACAGCCGGTCTGCTGATACGCCCCATCCGAGCATGTAAAACTTCCCCTCACTTCGTCTTGAAATCGTCCTGTAGACCATGCATCATCCTTTTGCCGGACGGAGAATGCTGACAGCCTTCCGGTAGGATTTCCCTGTCAGGCATCAATACGTCCGTCGTGCGTGTCGGACGGTCAGAACAGATGCGGCAGCATCGTTCGAGACACACCTAGCCAATTCACCCCCGAGTTTTCGGGGCTGTGATGCTGTCGGTCGCATGGCCAGGTGTTTTGTGTCCCGTCCCATTCGTGCTTCCGTCCTGGATGAAGGCTATGGCGAAGAAGTCCCCCAATGCGTCGACGAGCGCTCCATGGACGTCGTCTTGCTGGCGGACGAAGAGATCGACACACCTCTATTAGCCCAGACCTACCGCACCCAGGCGCCGGGTCTGCTCCGTTACTTCAAGCGTCAGACCCGAAACAGCGATGACGCTTGCGATCTGATGCAGGAGGCTTTCGTGAGGCTCACCGCCCATATGCGAAAGACCCCCCTCTCCCATCCGGCATCCTACCTGCAGAAAATTGCGCGCAATCTTCTCGTTGATCGCATCCGCCTTTCCAAGCGCGCGGAAGCCGCCTTCGGGAAACAGACATCAGAAGATGTCGAAATCGCAGTGGAGCCGGATCAGGGGCTTGCGATCGAAGGAGTCGACACCCTGCGTCTCTACCGACAGGCCGTGGCCGCCCTTCCCCAAAAGACGCGGCAGGTCTTTATCATGCAGCGTGCCAAAGGCATGACCTACAAGCAGATATCCGAGGAACTTGGCATTTCTATCCCGACTGTCCAATATCATTTCGGTCGCGCGCTTGCGCGGATCGCGCAGGCACTGGATGGTGAATGATGATGGATAGGCCTTCAGATTTCTTGCGCGACGAGGCGGCAGCATGGTTCGCCGCCATGCGCGGTCCGGCTGCAGCGGACCGGAAGATGGAGTTTGACGCCTGGATGGCCGCCAGCCCATCGCATCGGGCAGCCTATGCGAGGATTAGCGAAATATATAATCTCGGAAAGTGCCTGGAATTCGGTCACGAACCTGCCATCCCGGCCCATCGGCGCCAACGACGGCAGCTGTCCGTTCTGGCTGCCGCCCTGTGTCTCGGCATCATATCGCTCGCCGCTTTTGTCTGGAAACCTCTCCACCCTGGGCCATCAAGCGATGCCTCGCGCTCGATGGCAGTGGCAGCAAATGCGTCGAACCCGATGCAGACCGCCATTGGCGAAATCCGCAGGATCAAACTGGCCGATGGGTCCACCCTCACGCTCGACACCGACAGCCTCGTTCGAGCCGAATTCACGGATTCAGCCAGGACTCTCCATCTCGAGCGCGGGCAGGCCCGCTTCGACGTCGCGCACGAGGCCCGGCCCTTCACAGTCATGGCAGGCGTCCTGTCGGTCACAGCTCATGGCACAGTCTTCGATGTCAGTGCGCGTTCCAACGGGCGCTCTGCTGTGCATCTGCTGCGCGGTTCCGTCGAGGTCACCCAAAGAGCCGGCGTTGAAGGTCGACGAATATTGACGACGAAAATGCTTGCCCCGGGGCAAGCGGCCGAAACCGGATCCGCAGGGCTCAACCTTCTGAAGCAATTTCCCACAAATCCCGCAGGGACCGACTGGCCTTCGCTGCTGCGCCAGTTCGACAAGATTGAACTGGGCGAACTGATCCAGGAAGCGAACCGCTATTCGCGCGTGAAGATCCGGCCGCCTGCGCCCGAAGTTGCGGCAATGCGGGCGTCGGGCACGTTCAGGATCAACGATCCCCAGCGTCTGGCCAGCAATCTTGCACTTCTTCTCGATCTGCGCGCCCGGAATGAGCCAGACGGCACGATCAGTATCACGGCCCAATAAATTTTTCGCGAGCCGGCAGCCCTCTCATAAATCGGTAAATTCGAGCGTGGTCCCCGTCATGCGCCGCAATCGGCGCGCGACAGACAAAGGGGGACATAGTGCGACAGATATTCCATGGATTGGCTTCCTCGGTGTTCAGCATCGCAGCGATCACAACCGCCAGCTATGCCCCGATCGCGATCTCGCAGAGTGATCAAAGGATTGAACTGCATATCGCAGAGCAGGATCTGGCCGCCTCGCTCCAGGCGCTGGGCGCCGCGACGGGGCGTGAGATCCTGTTCCGGCCCGAAGCCGTAGCGGGCAGAACCGCGCCGGCAATCGAGGGCCATTTTACAGCCACGCAGGCGCTCACCATTCTTCTCAGGTCGAGCGATCTGCGCTTTCGCGAGAATGGCAGGAGCCTGGTGATCCGGGGGCGATCGGAAGCGTCGGCGGCGCTAAGTGACGGCGCTGACGCGGCGAACACGCTCTTCGTCACCGGCTCCCGCATAAGAGGCGCGGATGCGCCAGGATCGAACGTCATCCGTCTCGATCGAAAGGCTATCGGCGAAAGCGGCTATGCGTCTGCGCAGCAGATCCTCCAGTCGATCCCCCAAGCCTATGGCGGCGGCGCCAACGAAGCGACGAGCGGCGCCACCGGCGCGAGCGGCGCAAATCTCAACGCGTCCTATGGATCCTCGATCAATCTGCGCGGTCTTGGCCCCTCCTCCACGCTGGTGCTCCTCAACGGCAATCGTCCAGCCCTGGGCGGCTCCGGCGGCGTCTTTGCAGACATATCGATGCTGCCCGTCAGCGCGATCGAGCGGATCGAGGTCCTTCCCGATGGCGCATCCGCGATCTACGGATCCGATGCGGTCGCCGGCGTCGTCAACCTCATCACACGCCGAAAATTCGAGGGGCTCGAAACCGGCCTTCGCTATGGCACGGCTGACGGAGATTTTTCGGAGATCCAGGCCAGCCAGGTCGCCGGCACCAAATGGAGTTCGGGTCGCGCCGTGCTTGCGATCGAATATTATCGTCGCGGTAGCCTTGCGGCAGATGATCGTGATTTCGCAACACAGGACCTGCGCCGTTGGGGCGGTAGCGACTATCGCGTTCAGTTCGCCAACCCCGGAAACATCGTGGCTGGCGGCAAGACCTACGCGATTCCCTCCGGCCAGGACGGAAGTTCGCTTGTTGCATCGGACCTGGTCGCAGGGTCGCTCAACCGACAGGACGGATGGGAGCAGGCCGACCTTCTCCCACGCCAGACGCGCTATTCCGTCTATGGTCGGGTCGAACAGGATGTGACCGACGGCATCACGCTGGACATTGAGGGTCTGTACGCCCGGCGGTCCTTCTCCAAACGCGTGAACCCCGCAGGCTATCAATCCTCCATCACCGTCACACCCGACAATCCCTATTATATCGATCCTATCGGGACAGGCCGCGCGATCAGCGTCCGCTATGATTTCACCGACGAGCTTGGCCCGCGTACCGATCAGGGCAAGGTCGAGGCCCTGGGGTTCAACGGCGGCGGTACGATCGCTCTTGGCGGCTGGGCAATCGATATCCGTGGCACCTATGGGAAACAGATCGAGAATTTCGGGACGATCAATCTTCCCAATACCGCTCGACTGGCCGTCGCTGCGGCGAGCAGCAATCCCTCGATTGCCGTCAATCTCCTTGGGGACGGCAAGGTCAACAGTGCCACGGTGCTCGACTATATTCGCGGATCGACACACTCGCGCTTCGCGTCGACAATATGGTCGGGCGCGGTGCGTGGTGACGGTCCGCTGGTCAACCTCCCCGGTGGCCAGGCGCGCCTTGCCTTGGGCGCCGAGCATCGCGATGAACGCTTCAAATCGCGGTCCGTTTCGGACCAGAGCCGGCTCGAGCCATATGTTTTCACCGGCACGCAGGGCGCGCGCAATATCGAAGCCGTTTATGGCGAAATCTTCGTGCCGGTCATCGGCGCAGCGAACGCCCTGCCCGCATTCCAATCGCTGAGCCTGTCCGCAGCAGTCAGGCACGAGCGGTATAACGACTTCGGCTCCACGACGAACCCGAAGTTCGGGCTATCCTGGAAACCTGTGTCCGGTCTGGAGCTTAAAGGCAGCTTCGGCACCTCTTTCCGGGCGCCGGGGTTCGTGGAACTGCGGCAGACACCGGATTCGGACGTCTATTTCATCTATCCCGTCAGCGATCCGCAGTCACCCACTGGCACCAGCAACGTGATGTACTATCGCGGCAACAAGACCGGCATGAAGCCGGAAAAGGCGCGCACATTCACCCTGGGCTTTGTTTTGGAGCCAGCACTGCTTCCTGGCCTGCGCCTTTCGTCGAGCTATTTTGATATCCGCTATAAAGATCAGATCGTCGATCTGACATCCGCCCTGCTGCAGATGCTGAACAATCG
Above is a window of Sphingobium sp. JS3065 DNA encoding:
- a CDS encoding IS630 family transposase, with the translated sequence MVGRQADVLALSAAERTFLESQVRRHKAPRSLSDRCRMVLLCADGLQSKEVAERLGVHEHTVGKWRRRFAQAGVEGLTDEYRAGRPRTVSDAQVAQVIERTLNTTPKDATHWSIRSMAAEAGLSHTTIRRIWVAFGLQPHRSETFKLSSDPLFVDKVQDIVGLYLSPPNRAVVLCVDEKSQIQALDREQPVLPMAPGIPERRTHTYVRNGTTSLFAALDIATGAVIGKCYKRHRATEFLDFLKQIDAAMPKGPEVHLVMDNYATHKTPRIKAWLARRPHWHVHFTPTSASWINQVERWFAELTRKQLQRAVHRSTAELEADIAAFIAAHNEKPKPYKWVKSADDILASVRRFCQKTMSRTSDSGD
- a CDS encoding excalibur calcium-binding domain-containing protein; protein product: MLDRIEVSKMVRRLTASGLALVLAASFSVHGHPGGLNAEGCHNDRRTGGYHCHRHVPSQPPRQALSSAGGGAFRNCAAARAAGAAPVRAGDPGYGRHLDRDGDGIGCE
- a CDS encoding M48 family metallopeptidase — translated: MKRILSAVALLAGLCAVSPAQAAEKFALPPYTPAYEPTTVDERGQWMQADEIERQLRDSPLRIREGKLEAYLLDVLCREVGSDRCKGIRIYAMEVPDFNASMMANGAMQVQSGLLLRSRSEAELAAVLGHEFAHFELRHGLNGFKNRRGTGDAMAWITVLGGISNTPIGDTNLTLLGSMYQFNRAQETEADLLGLKYLAQSGYPSAAAAEVWRSLMAEADATSAGRNQKAKVKYSAGFFDTHPASLQRATYLAAEAAKLPPGGDARAKEFNEAVKPYLPRFLAAQTKLNDFGGSQYILDNLAQRTGWTGDLLFARAELYRARANPRDLQLASQFYRQAKEAGYAEPELDRNLGLSLMRNGQTDEARAALSAYLTARPEASDAKAIQALMAN
- a CDS encoding DUF2235 domain-containing protein; protein product: MSAPIGSTSDAASNETRPSGRNIVIFSDGTGQDGSVRADQRLSNIYKMYRAARVGSDNSINPTEQVVFYDPGLGTETSAVGVTGMRRTITKLISSVTGRGITTNIADCYEFIINHYRPGDRIWLFGFSRGAYTVRCIANVLMLCGVPTRTPTGSLPRFRKQIREIADKAVLRVYEHGAGHPRAKYEEERLELARRFRRDFGAGSEDEANAAPYFIGAFDTVASLGAKGPLRIFLAMLLVSLIAVLAGAAASAIHWLFDANWVTSFAASALLIGTYSLVSHLRTALKFVWPPMPGRRWPRFHIAQWSGKNFDRLLSKSVIYARHAISIDENRADFPRLKWGWGTSVAAPEEIDGEAKPFVQLWFAGNHSDIGGSYPEAESRLSDIALQWMTEEARSVPFPLLLNDRRLQLYPSPAGVQHDEIAGMADTISGRTPAFLRWLTKGWTWPVRQRDPADNATLHPSVAQRFAMETVPSQGADEPYRPEALRNHELFKHLYS
- a CDS encoding MBL fold metallo-hydrolase, producing the protein MNPIAPKRFEITSFSSTYIPEVSKRVDVDADVPERITMKLIGVIVPFLMMLMSATSAFAQPEVSPSERVRRNVVVRVEPNAASQPIGALSPGDSVSVVGDAPGWHQVRLSDGRIGFVSKAWTIIRSGPEPLIDTAALKLHVIDVGTGLAVFVEGPSFTILYDGGSQDDLADGPDNRILNYIQAVRPGLQTIDHLILSHPHKDHLELLPDIFDRFMIHNVWDSGAVNRTRGYCRFLKKVAAEPGVQYHNAIATGGTHRVVFTGKTCSGEVVLPQAAMMTASPVALGPGGTMSILYRDASKHHDPNENSVVIRLDYAGRRILIAGDAEGGARKAPSQPADANSVEGKLIACCSADLRSDVLVVGHHGSMTSSRQEFLDKVQASTFIISSGPHPYSKVVLPDVAIEDELRARGALFQTDLADDDCPASEAKIGPDNDESPGGCDNVIVTVSSTGQVATGYFREAD
- a CDS encoding MucR family transcriptional regulator; this translates as MADETPNEFTTLTVQLLSAFVSNNTVPADGLADLIKSTRAALATNPVAIQVEPEAQGYVPAVSIRRSTASRDFILSLIDGKPYKTLKRHLAQHGLTPDQYRDRFNLPKSYPMVAPAYSDARRAVAEKLGLGRKPTKITKNGKEDAQPKDAASKINPAPPTTVVAAEAADVGIKKGKADRAKTASKTTKIAAPETASAKPGKKEPSADKQTARKRLSIATPTDDKPAPAPAPKAGRKDQAVSLGVEAETIKPKRTGKAPSSPKAAKPAAKPKSSAPTVKAGTAPVTDGGELKQAVAGKA
- a CDS encoding RNA polymerase sigma factor; this translates as MDVVLLADEEIDTPLLAQTYRTQAPGLLRYFKRQTRNSDDACDLMQEAFVRLTAHMRKTPLSHPASYLQKIARNLLVDRIRLSKRAEAAFGKQTSEDVEIAVEPDQGLAIEGVDTLRLYRQAVAALPQKTRQVFIMQRAKGMTYKQISEELGISIPTVQYHFGRALARIAQALDGE